A stretch of DNA from Halococcus agarilyticus:
TGCCGAACGAGATCGTCATGCCCCGCACCCATCGGACGGGCTACGACCACGCGTTCCGGACTGCCGGCGCGACGATCGTCGACGTCGGCACCAACGACCGCCGCCTCGGCACCGGCGCGACCGACGTCGAGCCGTGGCAGCTCGATCGCGCGATCACCAACGACACCGTCGCGGTCGGCTACATGCAGAAATCCTACACCCAGCCATCGCTGGCGTCGGTCGTCGAGATCGCCCACGAGAACGACGTGCCGGTGATCGTGGACGCTGCGGCCGAGGTCCCGCCGCGCGAGAACCTCTCGCGGTTCGTCGAGACGGGAGCGGACATGGTGGTGTTCAGCGGCGGGAAGGGGATCCGCGGCCCTCAGACGACCGGGTTCGTCGCGGGCAAGCGCGAGTACATCGAATCGATCGCGGCCCAGCACCTCGACATGCACGTGGCGAACGACCTCTGGGACCCGCCGACCGATCTCATCGATCGGGAACGGCTCGACGGCGTGCCACGCCAGGGGATCGGCCGCCCGCTGAAGGTCGGCAAGGAGGAACTCGTCGGCGCGATCCGGGCGCTCGAACTGTTCGTCGAGGAGGATCACGGCCAGCTCGAAGCGAACTGGATCGATCTCGCCGAGGCGATGGCGGAACGACTCGCCGAAACCGGTCTCAACGTGCGGGTGACCAGCCCCAACGGCACCAGCGTCGCCCCGGAGGTCGTCGTCGAGGTCGAGGCGAGCGACCTGGGGATGGACGCGACCGATCTCGCGCGCACGCTCCGCAACGAGGATCCTCGGGTGTACGTCGGCACCGACGATCTCCCCGACGGCGAAATCGTCGTGAATCCGATGTGCCTCGACGAGGGCGAGGCCGAGTACGTGATCGATCGCATCGTCGCGAACGTCGAGTAGCGTCGAGCCGCGGCCGGAACTAGTTTTTCCACCGCTTCATCGATCACAATCTATTTGTGGCCGGTTTCCGCACGCTTTGGTATGCACGTGGTGGCGATCGTCGCCCATCCGGACGACGCCGACATCTTCTGTGGCGGAACGCTCGCGAAGCACGCGGCCCGTGGCGACAGGGTGACGATCGCCCACATGACCCGCGGCGAGTACGGCGGTCTCGGGGCCGACACCGAGGCCGAGATCGCCGACGTTCGCGAAAAAGAGGCCCGGGCGTCCGGCGAGGTGCTCGGGGCCGACGCGGTGGAGTTCCTCGACTTCGA
This window harbors:
- a CDS encoding aminotransferase class V-fold PLP-dependent enzyme; protein product: MSEDDSIYRELDVTPVVNAAGTKTRIGGSRIRPAALDAMRRAADEFVEIGELEARASTVIADVTDAEAGYVTSGASAGLLLCAAAAIAGHDVGVMNALPDTTGVPNEIVMPRTHRTGYDHAFRTAGATIVDVGTNDRRLGTGATDVEPWQLDRAITNDTVAVGYMQKSYTQPSLASVVEIAHENDVPVIVDAAAEVPPRENLSRFVETGADMVVFSGGKGIRGPQTTGFVAGKREYIESIAAQHLDMHVANDLWDPPTDLIDRERLDGVPRQGIGRPLKVGKEELVGAIRALELFVEEDHGQLEANWIDLAEAMAERLAETGLNVRVTSPNGTSVAPEVVVEVEASDLGMDATDLARTLRNEDPRVYVGTDDLPDGEIVVNPMCLDEGEAEYVIDRIVANVE
- a CDS encoding PIG-L deacetylase family protein, with amino-acid sequence MHVVAIVAHPDDADIFCGGTLAKHAARGDRVTIAHMTRGEYGGLGADTEAEIADVREKEARASGEVLGADAVEFLDF